The segment TCTACTTATTTTTGTCTATTTTCATATAAAAAATTAAAAAATTTTTATATAAAATCAATTTATAATTTCCTTAGAAATAAAAAAACACTCTTTCAAATTAAAGAGTGTTTTTTTATTTTTATGATTTTGGTTTAAATATAAATTCTTTTACAAAATAAACTTTTAATTTTTTTCCTCCATAAGTTATTGGTTTAAATTTCCATTTTTTTAAAGCTTGCATTACCTCTTTATCAAATCCAAATTTCTCATGAGATTTTAAAATTTCAATTTTCTCAACTCTTCCATCTAATCCAACAAGAAATCTAGCTTCAACAATAACTGTTTTATTATATCTTATAACTTCTGCTTGACGTGGATAATTAGGGTCTATTTGATTTAAAATTTCAAAATTAATTCCTTTAGCTGATAAAGCTGTGTAGCTTCCATCAGAATTAGCTACAAAGTTTCCATTCTTAGTTAAAACTTCTTCTATACTTTCTTTTTTATTTTCTTCTTTAACTAAATTTTTATGTGGTTGTTTTTTATTTTGGTTATTTTGAGATTTTTTTATCTCTTTCTTTTCGGTTGTCTTTTTTTCAACTTTTTTTTCAGTATTTTTTTTCATTTTACTTTTGAATTCTTCTTGAGGCTTTTTAATTTCTTTTTCTTCTATTTTTTTATTGGCTTCTTCTACTACTTTAGGCTGTTTTACCTCGCTTCCTTTTACTTTTTTTATATTATCTATCCGTTCAGGTAAATTTCTAGAATTATATGATATTGGAATAGATATTTTTCTTGAAATATCAGGATTTCCTAAAGTATTTACATGTTTGTAATAGGGAATAATCAATAAAATATGAAAGATTATTGAAAGTAATATGTATTTCATTTTCTACTCCTTAATTATTCATAAAAATTTATTCCTAAATTTTCTATTCCCTGTTTTTTTATTTTTGTAATAGTATCCATAACAATTTGATATTTTAGTTCTTTATCAGCTGTTACAGAAACTGAATCAATCCCAATTAATATATTTCCTAAATTATCAATATCTATGGGAAAAGTTTTTCCATCTTTTATAGCAAAATAATCTCCATTTTTGTCGATAACAATCTCTAAAGGTAGTTTTTTATCTGGACTTTCCACATTTGCTGTTGGAATATCTATATCTATTTGTCCATATTTATCAAAAGTCGTTGTAACCATAAAAAATATTAAAAGTAAAAAAACAACATCTATAAGAGGAGTTAAGTCAACAGCAAGAATATTTTTATTTTTTCTGTATTTTCCCATCTTTCCTCCTAATTTTTTCTTATTATATTTATTATATTTGTCGTTATTTTATCAATATCACTTTCAACCTCTTCTACTCTTTTATTTAAAAGATTATAAATAACAATGGCTGGAATAGCTATTGTAAGTCCAGCAGCTGTAGTAAGCAAAGCCTCTGATATTCCATCAGCTACTACTTTAGGGTCTCCAGCTCCTAATAGAGCAAGATTTGTAAAAGCATGAATCATTCCTGTAACTGTTCCTAAAAGTCCAATCATTGGAGCTGTATGAGCTATTATTCCAAGTAAATATAATCTTTTTTCCAGTGGACTTATTCTTTCTAAAGCTATTTCTTTTACTAATTGGTCAAAATGATGAAAATCTCCATTGGCATTATGACGAACTAAAAATTCTTTTATAGTTGCCCCAACAGTATTTTTTTCATTATCACATAATGAACAAGCTTTTTCTAAATTGTTAGTAGACACAGCTAAAATAATATTTGATTTAAAATTCTTACTTAAACATCTCTCGTGTAAAAAGAAAAATAATACCCTTTCTATAATTATAGCAAGAGAAATAATTGATAAAATTAGAAGAATCCACATTAATGGTCCTCCAACTTTAAGATAATGATACATAACTGAAAACCTCCAATATATAAATTTTAAATTATTTGTTTTTCATTTTTATTAAAGTATTTATAATATCTGCAATAATACTATTTCCCCAGAATATTCCATCTAAAGTATAAGTGAAATATTCTCTTTCTAGTATTATTAAACTTTTATTTTGAAATTCTTGTAATTTTTCAAAAATAATATTAAAATTTTCTTTAGAATATTCTTCTATTTCTTTTAAAGATACTCTAGGATATTGCATAATACCAGCTATTTTCTTTAAAGAATATTTAAATTTATCATCCTTTCCATAAAAAGTAATTAATTTATTTAGATGAAAACACTCTATATTTTCCATTCTTCCACCTGCTCCAACACCAATAGGGATTAAATTATCTAAATTATTAACATTTTTTATATATTTATATTTATCTCTCCCATTGGTAATTTTAGTATGCTCTAAAAGATGATATCCATTCTTTAAAGTTATTTCTAAAAATTTATCATGTAATATCTTATCTTTTTCTAAATTATATATATAAAAATTACTATTATCTTTTCTTAATTTAGAAATTTTAGACCCTTCTTGCACCATTAAAGAATAAAAACTACAACTATCTAAATTCAATTCACACAAAATTTTTGCATCTTCTTCAATCTCTTCTAAAGTTTCATCAGGATAATTATAAATAATATCTATACAAATAAGTCCACTAAAATTTTCTCTTAAAAATTTTAATCTTTTTATAATTTCATCTTTTTCATAAGTTCTATTCAAAATTTTTCTTCCTCTATTAGAGAAAGTTTGAATTCCTATACTCAATCTATTAACACCATAATTTTGTAAAATTTCTATTTTTTTAGGTGTTAGATTGTGAAGGGTAGTCTCGAAAGTAAATTCATAATCTTTAGTTAAAATAAAATTTTCTCTTAAGGATTTAAGAATCTTTTCCAATTCTTTTTCTTTATAAATTGTAGGAGTTCCACCACCAAAAAAAATAGTAGATATATGTTTTTCTTTTGGATAAAGTTTTTTTCCATATTTTTCAAATTCTCTACAAAGATAGTCTGCATAACTATCTAAACTACTATCTACCTGTTTTCTATTCATATTACAAAAAGAACAAATTTTATCACAATAAGGAGTGTGAACATAAATTCCTAATTCTCTAGAATTATTTTTATCATTTAAAAATCTTTCAAAAGAAAAATTTGTAGAAATATTTCTCCCTAAAGAACTATTAATAATATTTAAAACATCATGATGAGATTTATATCTTATATTAAACATAACAACTCCTAACTTTCTTTCTTTTCATTTAAAGTTTTTAAACTTAAAATATGATAAGTAACTCCTAAAAATACTATTATTAAAAATATTCTTAAATGAATTTGAGTAATTTTATATATAGAAAAAGACATACTAACACTAAGTAATAAAAGAGCACTTAATTTATTTTTTAAAGTAATTCCTTTTTTCTCATGATAATCTTTTATATATTTTCCAAAAATTTTATTTTCTAATATAAAATTATGAAATTTTTTAGAAGATTTTCCAAAACAATAAAGACTAAGTAATAAAAAAGGTGTTGTAGGTAATAAAGGTAAAAATATCCCAATGGTTCCTACTATTATAGAAATTAATCCCAAAAATAAAAAAATACTTTTTTTCAATAAAATCACCAACTTTATTTTGAATCTCAAATAATAATAACACTTTTCAAAATTAAAGTCAATCAAAAAAAATAAAATTAAAATATTTTATCAAAAAAATTTTGACATACAAAATTAAATATGATATAAAAAATTATGGAACTTAAATATAATTTAAAATGTGGAAAGGAGATTTATGAAAAAAATATTTTTATTCTATTGTATACTTAATAGTTTAGTCTTAGCACAAGATATTCAACTAGGGCAAAGTATAATAAGCCCAGATTATATTGAAGTAGAAAAATTAAAGCCTACAAAAAATGTAATAGTTATTAATAAACAGGATATCGATGAAAAAGGTTATACTTCTGTTTCTCAAGTCCTAAATGATGTTCCAGGAATAACTGTAGGAACTAGTGCTTGGGGAGAAATTGATATTAGAGGACAAGGAGCAGACCAAGCAGCTAAAAATATTCAAGTAATGGTAGACGGAGCCCCTATAACAACTTTAACAACCCATCCTTATCAAACAAACTATGATGTAATTCCTGTAGAACAAATTGAAAAAATTGAGATTATTCCTGGAGGAGGTTCAGTTCTTTATGGAAATGGAACTTCTGGAGGAGTAATAAATGTAACAACTAATTTAAAAACTATGAATAAGCCTATTAATAAAATAGGATATGAATTCACTAAAGACAAAGAAAAGAAATATTATACAAATTTTGGAACAAAAATAAATGATAATTTATCATTTCAACTAAATTATTCTAAAAGTGATAAAGATTGGTATTTTGTTGATACTTATAGTAACACAGAATATTTTTCCGGAGGATTTAATTATAAAATTTCTAGTAATCAAGCTTTCACTTTCAAATATAGCCACTTTAAAGAGGATGGGCAATTTATAAAAAATATAAGCAAATCTAATTTAGAAGAATTTGGAAAAAATTATAGACCTAAATATTCTAATGTAACAGTTGGAATAGATGAAAATGGTTTGAAAATACAAGAGAAAAAAAGAAGATATCTTTCAAGTGATAGAGAAGATGATAGTTTTAAATTATCTTACGCTTATCAAATAACAGATAATCTCTTATTTACGATAGATGGTTTTTCAAGTGAAGGATATTTTACAAATAATGAAGATGCAGATAATAAAAAAATGGAACAAGAAACATTAGGAACAAAAACAAAATTAAATATAAATTACGGAAATGATAATAGTTTATTAATTGGTACTGATTATTTTAAGCAAACAGCTAATATGAATTACTATGATTATAAGTTCAAAAAAGTTTCAGAAGGAGATATTCCTATAGGGAATCAATATACAGATGGAAATTACATAAAATATAATGGTAAATATACTTATAAAAAAGTTCCATATAATTTTAATTATGAAAGATTTGTAAAAGCTATTTACTTTTTAAATTCAAATAAATTTGGAGATTTTGAATTTACTCAAGGAGCAAGATACGATATTACTGACTGGTCTTTCGATAAAAATGCAAATGATGGAAAAGGTAAAGATAAAAGTCATAGAGTTAATCAAAACTATGAAGTTTCAGCAGCCTATAACTATAGAGATACTGGAAAAGTTTATGCAAGATATGAAAGAGGTTTTACAGGACCAGATGGAATACAAATTTCTGATAAAAAGCTTGATGCAAATGGAAATAGTATTTATGTAAAAACAGAAGCAGAAGATGAAATCTTTCATATGTATGAAATAGGTCTTAGAGATTATATTTTAGGTTCTGCAATAAATCTTACAGGATTTTATACTAAAACAGACAATCAAATGAATAGAGTTTATTTAAATAATAGTCCAAAAGAATCTATAACTGTAAATTACTTGGAAACAGAAAGATATGGAGTAGAATTTACAGCTAACCAAATTTTTGGAAAGTTTTCTTTTGAAGAAGGATATACTTATTTAAAAGGAAAAAGTGATTACAATGATAAAGGAAAAGCTAATATAGGAAAAGTAGATTGGTCTAACAGTGGATTAAAAAAAGTTCCAAAACATATGATTTCTATAAAAGCCGATTATAATCTAACAGATAATCTTTCTACAGGTTTAGTTTGGAAATATACAGGAGGATATAATAATTACTTAAAAGATATAGAGCGTGATGAAGATAGTTTGGTAAAATCTCATACTGTTGTAGATTTTTCAATAAGATACAATAATCCTAATGGTGTTAGTATTTATGGAGGTATAAATAATTTATTTGATAAAACATATTATGGATATGTAGGAGATAATTTTTCTACTGTTATTCCTGAATTTGGTAGAACATATTATCTAGGAGCAAGTTATACTTTTTAATTAATAATTTTTTAATTTTCTAGTATAAATAAAATTTTTAAAATTAAATTTTTCGAAGAGAGATTTTATTTTGGAATATATAATAAAATCTTTCTTTTTTTTATAAAATTTAATAAAAGAAAAACAGTCAATAAAAATTGACTGTTTTAAAAGATTGAAACAAAATAAATTAATGGGCACAAATTTTATATATTTTTTATAAATTATAAATTTAAAAGTTTTTTAAAAGTATTTTTTGCTTCTTCTAAATCTTTTTCATCTGGATGAGTACTTGCATCTTTCCATCTTTTTATTCTTTCAGGATTAGGTCCATGTGGATGGTCTGGTCCAAAAGTTTTTTTCATAAATTCTATTAATTGTGGGTCTATAGCTCCTTGACAATGATAACTTCCTATAATTTCATTTTTATTTTCTTCTAAAACTTTTGATATATTTTTTATGCAATCTTTAGCATGGTCTGAATTTGGATAAGCTCCTAATGTGAAAAAGAATGCTACTTTTTTATTTTTTATACTTTTCATAAAATTTAAAGCTTTTTCATCAGCAGTTCCTTTATCTATCCAAGCTCCAACAATTATTAAATCATAATCTAAATTTTCCACTTGAGAAATATCTTTTAATTCTGAAAATGGAATAACATCAGTTATAGCTTCTGCTACTTTTTTAGTGTTTCCTGTTTTTGTTGAATAAGCAATTAAAGTTTTCATAATTTTCTCCTTTGTCACTGAAATTAATTCTAAAAAATTTTATCACACAAAATTTTGCTTGTCAAATATTTGTTGACAAAAATGAAAAATAAAGTATAATATTTAATTATAACTAACCAAGGAGAAAATATGGAAATTATATTTGAAAAAAGAATGAAATCTCATCATGATGTTGGAGGAATTTTAAATAAGTATCTCGAAAAAAAATAGTTACAGAATCAGATTTAATGGAATTTTTAAATAAAAGTCCAGAAAATATTCCAAGAGCAATATATGTTCATACTCCATATTGTGATAAAATTTGTTCTTTTTGTAATCTTAATAGAAAACAATTACAAGGCAGCTTAGATGAATACTCTAATTTTATTGCTTCTGAATTTAAAAAATATGGAAAAACAAAATATTTTCAAGAAAGAGATTTTGAAGTTATATTTTTTGGTGGTGGAACTCCTACTGTATATAAACCTAATCAATTAGAAACCATACTTAAAAGTATACAAGAAAATGTTTCTTTAGCACCAAAATATGAATTTACTTTTGAAACAACACTTCATAATCTTTCTAAAGAAAAATTAGACATAATGATGAAATATGGAGTTAACAGACTTAGTGTTGGTATCCAATCTTTTTCAGAAGAAGGACGAAAATTTTATAATAGAACTTTCACAAAAGAGGAAACTATTAGTAGATTAAAAAAATTAAAAGAATATTTTAAAGGAGATGTTTGTATAGATATTATTTATAACTATCCTAATCAAAAAGAAGAAGATATAAAAGAAGATGTTAAAATAATCAAAGATTTAGAAATTAGTAGTGCTAGTTTTTACTCTTTGATGATTCATGAAGGTTCTAATCTTTCAAAGGATATAGTAAATGAAAAAGTAAAAATAACAGAAAATTTAGAAAAAGAAAAAAAACTTCATGATATTTTCATAGAAGAACTTTGTGAGGATAAAAAATATTATATACTTGAACTTACAAAAATTGCTAAAAAAAATGGGGATAACTACCAATATATAAAAGTTAGAAATAATGGTGGAGATACATTTCCAATAGGAGTTGGAGCTGGAGGTAATGTCGGAAATATTGGTATTTTTAGAATGAATAAGGATTTATCTTTTTTCTCTAATATATCCAATCTACATAAAAAGTTTAGTTTGCTTTCAGGCCTTTTACAATTCCCAATTATTCATAAAAATGAAATAAAAGAAATATTAGATGAAAAAGAGTATAATTATTTTTTAGATAAAATAAATGAATTTAAAGAAAAGAAATTATTTATTGAAGATGAAAAAGTTTTTATATTTACTAAAGATGGAATTTTTTGGGGAAATAATATTGGGTATGATATTATAAAATATATTATTGAAAAAATTTTTGAAAAATAATTCCTTAAATTTCATAAAATAAAAAAGCTACATTCTTATGTAGCTTTTTTATTTATCCTAGTGCAATATCTAAAATCATCATCAAAACAAATCCAAACATAACACTTAAGGTTCCACTATCTGAATGTTTTGAAAAATTTGCCTCAGGAATAAGTTCTTCTACCACAACATACATCATGGCTCCTGCTGAAAAAGATAAAAGCCATGGCATCAAAGAACCTAAACTAGATGTAATAAAAACTGTCAAAATTCCAAATATAGGTTCTACTATTCCAGATAAACTTCCATAAATAAAAGCTTTAAAAGTTCCAAATCCTTCTCTCCTCAAAGGAAGAGATACAGCTGCTCCTTCTGGAAAATTTTGAATTCCAATTCCTAAAGCTAATCCTATTGCTGAAGCTAAAAAAGAAGGGTCATTAGAATTTTGACTAGCCAAAGCAAAGGAAAGCCCTACAGCTATCCCTTCTGGAATATTATGAATTGTCACAGCTGTTATTAAGAGAGAAGTTCTTTTTAAATTACTGGGAATTCCCTCAGTTTTATTTTCTACAGGATGTAAATGAGGAATTATTTTATCTAAAATCAATATAGTAAATACTCCTCCTAAAAATCCAATAGAAACTGGTATCCAACTTATTATTCCTCTAGCTTCCAAATCTTCAATTGCTGGTACAAGTAATCCAAAAACAGAGGCTGCTATCATAACTCCAGCAGCA is part of the Fusobacterium sp. FSA-380-WT-3A genome and harbors:
- a CDS encoding ZIP family metal transporter, translating into MNLNILWPILGTSFIFLMTTLGSAMVFFFRREIKEDIQRIFLGFAAGVMIAASVFGLLVPAIEDLEARGIISWIPVSIGFLGGVFTILILDKIIPHLHPVENKTEGIPSNLKRTSLLITAVTIHNIPEGIAVGLSFALASQNSNDPSFLASAIGLALGIGIQNFPEGAAVSLPLRREGFGTFKAFIYGSLSGIVEPIFGILTVFITSSLGSLMPWLLSFSAGAMMYVVVEELIPEANFSKHSDSGTLSVMFGFVLMMILDIALG
- a CDS encoding YbaN family protein; the encoded protein is MILLKKSIFLFLGLISIIVGTIGIFLPLLPTTPFLLLSLYCFGKSSKKFHNFILENKIFGKYIKDYHEKKGITLKNKLSALLLLSVSMSFSIYKITQIHLRIFLIIVFLGVTYHILSLKTLNEKKES
- a CDS encoding radical SAM protein — its product is MEFLNKSPENIPRAIYVHTPYCDKICSFCNLNRKQLQGSLDEYSNFIASEFKKYGKTKYFQERDFEVIFFGGGTPTVYKPNQLETILKSIQENVSLAPKYEFTFETTLHNLSKEKLDIMMKYGVNRLSVGIQSFSEEGRKFYNRTFTKEETISRLKKLKEYFKGDVCIDIIYNYPNQKEEDIKEDVKIIKDLEISSASFYSLMIHEGSNLSKDIVNEKVKITENLEKEKKLHDIFIEELCEDKKYYILELTKIAKKNGDNYQYIKVRNNGGDTFPIGVGAGGNVGNIGIFRMNKDLSFFSNISNLHKKFSLLSGLLQFPIIHKNEIKEILDEKEYNYFLDKINEFKEKKLFIEDEKVFIFTKDGIFWGNNIGYDIIKYIIEKIFEK
- a CDS encoding energy transducer TonB; protein product: MKYILLSIIFHILLIIPYYKHVNTLGNPDISRKISIPISYNSRNLPERIDNIKKVKGSEVKQPKVVEEANKKIEEKEIKKPQEEFKSKMKKNTEKKVEKKTTEKKEIKKSQNNQNKKQPHKNLVKEENKKESIEEVLTKNGNFVANSDGSYTALSAKGINFEILNQIDPNYPRQAEVIRYNKTVIVEARFLVGLDGRVEKIEILKSHEKFGFDKEVMQALKKWKFKPITYGGKKLKVYFVKEFIFKPKS
- a CDS encoding biopolymer transporter ExbD encodes the protein MGKYRKNKNILAVDLTPLIDVVFLLLIFFMVTTTFDKYGQIDIDIPTANVESPDKKLPLEIVIDKNGDYFAIKDGKTFPIDIDNLGNILIGIDSVSVTADKELKYQIVMDTITKIKKQGIENLGINFYE
- a CDS encoding MotA/TolQ/ExbB proton channel family protein, whose protein sequence is MYHYLKVGGPLMWILLILSIISLAIIIERVLFFFLHERCLSKNFKSNIILAVSTNNLEKACSLCDNEKNTVGATIKEFLVRHNANGDFHHFDQLVKEIALERISPLEKRLYLLGIIAHTAPMIGLLGTVTGMIHAFTNLALLGAGDPKVVADGISEALLTTAAGLTIAIPAIVIYNLLNKRVEEVESDIDKITTNIINIIRKN
- a CDS encoding TonB-dependent receptor; the protein is MKKIFLFYCILNSLVLAQDIQLGQSIISPDYIEVEKLKPTKNVIVINKQDIDEKGYTSVSQVLNDVPGITVGTSAWGEIDIRGQGADQAAKNIQVMVDGAPITTLTTHPYQTNYDVIPVEQIEKIEIIPGGGSVLYGNGTSGGVINVTTNLKTMNKPINKIGYEFTKDKEKKYYTNFGTKINDNLSFQLNYSKSDKDWYFVDTYSNTEYFSGGFNYKISSNQAFTFKYSHFKEDGQFIKNISKSNLEEFGKNYRPKYSNVTVGIDENGLKIQEKKRRYLSSDREDDSFKLSYAYQITDNLLFTIDGFSSEGYFTNNEDADNKKMEQETLGTKTKLNINYGNDNSLLIGTDYFKQTANMNYYDYKFKKVSEGDIPIGNQYTDGNYIKYNGKYTYKKVPYNFNYERFVKAIYFLNSNKFGDFEFTQGARYDITDWSFDKNANDGKGKDKSHRVNQNYEVSAAYNYRDTGKVYARYERGFTGPDGIQISDKKLDANGNSIYVKTEAEDEIFHMYEIGLRDYILGSAINLTGFYTKTDNQMNRVYLNNSPKESITVNYLETERYGVEFTANQIFGKFSFEEGYTYLKGKSDYNDKGKANIGKVDWSNSGLKKVPKHMISIKADYNLTDNLSTGLVWKYTGGYNNYLKDIERDEDSLVKSHTVVDFSIRYNNPNGVSIYGGINNLFDKTYYGYVGDNFSTVIPEFGRTYYLGASYTF
- a CDS encoding flavodoxin family protein → MKTLIAYSTKTGNTKKVAEAITDVIPFSELKDISQVENLDYDLIIVGAWIDKGTADEKALNFMKSIKNKKVAFFFTLGAYPNSDHAKDCIKNISKVLEENKNEIIGSYHCQGAIDPQLIEFMKKTFGPDHPHGPNPERIKRWKDASTHPDEKDLEEAKNTFKKLLNL
- a CDS encoding coproporphyrinogen-III oxidase family protein; the protein is MFNIRYKSHHDVLNIINSSLGRNISTNFSFERFLNDKNNSRELGIYVHTPYCDKICSFCNMNRKQVDSSLDSYADYLCREFEKYGKKLYPKEKHISTIFFGGGTPTIYKEKELEKILKSLRENFILTKDYEFTFETTLHNLTPKKIEILQNYGVNRLSIGIQTFSNRGRKILNRTYEKDEIIKRLKFLRENFSGLICIDIIYNYPDETLEEIEEDAKILCELNLDSCSFYSLMVQEGSKISKLRKDNSNFYIYNLEKDKILHDKFLEITLKNGYHLLEHTKITNGRDKYKYIKNVNNLDNLIPIGVGAGGRMENIECFHLNKLITFYGKDDKFKYSLKKIAGIMQYPRVSLKEIEEYSKENFNIIFEKLQEFQNKSLIILEREYFTYTLDGIFWGNSIIADIINTLIKMKNK